The following are encoded together in the Glycine soja cultivar W05 chromosome 5, ASM419377v2, whole genome shotgun sequence genome:
- the LOC114411944 gene encoding RING-H2 finger protein ATL48-like yields MAEDYLQEEKKRVRNPFVPIGALVTAGVLTAGLISFRQGNSQLGQKLMRARVVVQGATVALMVGTAFYYGENPWRSS; encoded by the exons ATGGCTGAAGATTATCTCCAAGAAGAGAAGAAGCGAGTTCGGAACCCTTTTGTCCCCATTG GTGCACTTGTTACTGCTGGTGTGCTAACGGCTGGCTTAATCAGTTTTAGACAAGGTAATTCTCAGTTAGGCCAGAAGTTAATGAGGGCTCGTGTGGTTGTCCAAGGTGCAACAGTGGCGCTCATGGTTGGCACTGCCTTTTATTATGGAGAAAATCCTTGGCGATCGAGTTAA
- the LOC114411943 gene encoding ubiquitin-conjugating enzyme E2-23 kDa-like: MSSPSKRREMDVMKLMMSDYTVETINDGLNEFNVEFHGPKESLYEGGVWKIRVELPDAYPYKSPSIGFVNKIFHPNVDELSGSVCLDVINQSWSPMFDLLNVFEAFLPQLLLYPNASDPLNGDAASLMMKDKELYDQKVKEYCERYAKKENICNSTAGEESGDEEDISEEESASSDDEIPGRADP; encoded by the exons ATGTCATCTCCAAGCAAGAGAAGAGAAATGGATGTAATGAAACT GATGATGAGTGATTATACAGTGGAGACGATAAATGATGGACTCAATGAGTTCAATGTGGAGTTTCATGGTCCAAAAGAAA GCCTTTATGAAGGTGGAGTCTGGAAAATTCGGGTTGAGCTTCCTGATGCTTACCCATACAAATCCCCTTCTATTGGCTTCGTGAACAAAATTTTCCACCCAAATGTTGATGAGCT ATCTGGCTCTGTATGCTTGGATGTCATTAACCAATCTTGGAGTCCAATGTTCG ATCTTCTAAATGTCTTTGAAGCTTTTCTTCCCCAACTCTTGCTTTATCCAAATGCTTCAGATCCTCTCAATGGTGATGCAGCATCGTTAATGATGAAGGATAAAGAGCTGTATGACCAGAAAGTTAAAG AGTATTGTGAGCGGTATGCTAAGAAGGAAAACATTTGCAACTCTACGGCTGGTGAGGAGAGCGGAGATGAGGAAGACATCAGTGAAGAAGAAAGTGCATCTAGTGATGATGAAATTCCTGGTCGCGCTGATCCTTAA
- the LOC114411942 gene encoding RING-H2 finger protein ATL47-like yields the protein MRSINGKLKYSSYYPQSPFSAFEAPNDGNISNNKEATTPSSLSRISPLILLVIIVLAVIFFVYGLVHLILWFFMKRPLSPSSLYSYSNRFHENSTRSRVLQRQLQQLFRLHDSGLDQALIDALPVFYYQELLGSKEPFDCAVCLCEFSKEDKLRLLPMCTHAFHMNCLDMWLLSNSTCPLCRASLSEYMENQNQNQNSMLNVGNSNSLVLPRGEEENNGCSDSQRSVGKRVFSVRLGKFRNSGVEGGEVGGDGGCSLNERRCYSMGSYRYVVRDLNLQVVLSHGDDVLENGNVEGKRIGDSTKGESFSVSKIWLWSKNTTFHDSNAPFP from the coding sequence ATGCGCAGCATCAATGGAAAGTTGAAGTACTCATCATATTATCCTCAATCTCCATTCTCAGCATTCGAAGCTCCCAACGATGGTAACATTAGCAATAACAAAGAAGCAACAACGCCATCATCTCTCAGCAGAATCAGTCCACTCATTTTACTGGTCATAATAGTTCTAGCAGTTATCTTCTTCGTCTACGGACTCGTCCATTTGATTCTGTGGTTTTTCATGAAGAGGCCATTATCACCTTCATCTCTCTATAGCTACTCCAACAGGTTCCACGAAAATTCCACGCGCTCCCGTGTTCTCCAAAGGCAGCTTCAGCAACTCTTCCGCTTGCATGATTCGGGTCTCGACCAAGCCCTCATAGACGCTCTACCCGTTTTCTATTACCAAGAATTGTTGGGGTCGAAGGAACCGTTCGACTGTGCCGTGTGTTTGTGCGAGTTCTCCAAGGAAGACAAGCTGAGGTTGCTTCCTATGTGCACGCACGCCTTCCACATGAACTGTCTTGACATGTGGCTCCTCTCGAATTCCACGTGTCCTCTTTGCAGGGCATCTCTGTCCGAGTATATGgagaatcagaatcagaatcagaattcaatgcttaatgttggAAATTCCAACTCTTTGGTTTTGCCCAGAGGTGAAGAAGAGAATAATGGGTGTTCAGATAGTCAAAGATCAGTGGGGAAAAGGGTGTTTTCTGTTAGACTTGGAAAATTTAGAAACAGTGGAGTGGAGGGTGGAGAGGTGGGAGGGGATGGTGGTTGTAGTTTGAATGAGAGGAGATGCTACTCTATGGGTTCGTATCGGTATGTGGTTCGTGATTTGAATTTGCAAGTAGTGTTATCTCATGGTGATGATGTTTTGGAAAATGGGAATGTGGAGGGGAAGAGGATAGGGGACTCAACCAAAGGTGAGAGCTTCTCTGTTTCCAAGATATGGCTTTGGTCCAAGAACACCACATTTCATGACTCTAATGCACCTTTCCCTTGA